In Streptomyces sp. NBC_00306, a single genomic region encodes these proteins:
- the murJ gene encoding murein biosynthesis integral membrane protein MurJ has product MNAPYDGDRGQGAGVDPAGQVPPPPAPDPYAQDPYVQEAYDRDPYREQDLSAQDPVSEALYDRASHPPPPPGTYQEPPPLYQQPQSPQHAPDPRVWAQTPPPEPGGASRLLPYGDDARTTQYTGVDDLVTHAGEEEQENDAFAHLFRDQESSGQTAPAPEPLPTAPAPAKSGGRASSLLKSSAVMAAGTIVSRLTGFLRTLVMAAAIGVGTLNDSYQVANVLPTMIYVLVGGGALNAVFIPQLVRAMKNDDDGGEAYANRLLTLVVVLLAGVTAVCVLAAPLLVRMMSAEIASDPQRMEVTVTFARYCLPTMFFMGLHVVLGQILNARGRFGAMMWTPVLNNIVIIVTFGAFIWAFGSFTESGVSGSTITPEGVRLLGLGTLLGLTVQALAMIPYLRDAGFKMRLRFDWRGHGLGKAVGLAKWTFFFVLANQLGMIVVTQLATWAGSIAEEDNYTGTGITAYNYALLLWQMPQAIITVSVMTAVLPRISRSAHDGDPAAVRDDISYGLRTSAVAIVPCAFAFVALGVPMATLLYAGSGSEGALGIGYTLMAFGLGLIPYSVQYVVLRGFYAYEDTRTPFYNTVIVALVNAAASGIAFVVLPARWAVVGMAASYGLAYMVGVGIAWRRLKKRLGGDLDGTRVMRTYARLCMASVPAAAAAGLTAYGIIQLLGISAGGSLIALVAGGVVLLGVFFLAAKRMRIEELNSMVGMVRGRLGR; this is encoded by the coding sequence ATGAACGCGCCGTACGACGGTGACCGCGGTCAGGGCGCGGGCGTGGACCCGGCAGGCCAGGTCCCGCCGCCACCCGCGCCCGACCCCTATGCGCAGGATCCGTACGTCCAGGAGGCGTACGACCGCGACCCCTACCGGGAGCAGGATCTGTCCGCCCAGGACCCCGTGTCCGAGGCGCTGTACGACCGTGCCTCCCACCCCCCGCCGCCTCCCGGCACCTACCAGGAGCCGCCGCCGCTCTACCAGCAGCCGCAGTCGCCGCAGCACGCTCCCGACCCCCGAGTCTGGGCGCAGACCCCGCCGCCCGAGCCCGGCGGGGCGTCCCGTCTTCTGCCCTACGGCGACGACGCCAGGACGACCCAGTACACGGGTGTCGACGACCTGGTGACCCACGCAGGCGAGGAGGAGCAGGAGAACGACGCGTTCGCGCACCTCTTCCGTGACCAGGAGAGCTCCGGGCAGACGGCTCCGGCCCCTGAACCGCTGCCGACAGCGCCCGCACCCGCGAAGTCCGGCGGCAGGGCCAGCAGCTTGCTGAAGTCCAGCGCCGTGATGGCCGCGGGCACGATCGTCTCGCGGCTCACGGGCTTTCTGCGGACCCTGGTGATGGCCGCGGCGATCGGCGTCGGCACCCTGAACGACTCCTACCAGGTCGCCAACGTCCTGCCGACGATGATCTACGTCCTGGTCGGCGGCGGCGCCCTCAACGCCGTGTTCATCCCCCAGCTCGTCCGGGCCATGAAGAACGACGACGACGGGGGCGAGGCGTACGCCAACCGCCTCCTCACGCTCGTGGTCGTCCTGCTGGCGGGCGTCACGGCCGTCTGTGTCCTGGCGGCCCCGCTGCTGGTCCGGATGATGTCGGCGGAGATCGCCTCCGACCCCCAGCGGATGGAGGTCACGGTCACCTTCGCCCGCTACTGCCTGCCGACCATGTTCTTCATGGGTCTGCATGTGGTGCTGGGCCAGATCCTGAACGCCCGCGGCCGCTTCGGCGCGATGATGTGGACCCCGGTCCTGAACAACATCGTCATCATCGTGACCTTCGGCGCCTTCATCTGGGCGTTCGGCAGCTTCACGGAGTCCGGTGTCAGCGGTTCCACCATCACTCCCGAAGGTGTCCGCCTGCTGGGCCTCGGCACCCTCCTCGGGCTCACCGTCCAAGCACTCGCGATGATCCCGTATCTGCGGGACGCGGGCTTCAAGATGCGGCTGCGGTTCGACTGGCGCGGCCACGGGCTGGGCAAGGCCGTGGGGCTCGCCAAGTGGACCTTCTTCTTCGTCCTCGCCAACCAGCTGGGCATGATCGTGGTCACCCAGCTGGCCACCTGGGCCGGCTCGATCGCCGAAGAGGACAACTACACCGGCACCGGTATCACCGCCTACAACTACGCGCTGCTGCTCTGGCAGATGCCGCAGGCCATCATCACCGTGTCCGTGATGACGGCGGTCCTGCCCCGCATCTCCCGTTCCGCCCACGACGGCGACCCCGCCGCGGTGCGCGACGACATCTCGTACGGCCTGCGCACCTCTGCCGTCGCGATCGTTCCCTGCGCCTTCGCCTTCGTCGCCCTGGGCGTACCGATGGCAACGCTGCTCTACGCCGGATCCGGCTCGGAGGGTGCTCTCGGCATCGGCTACACGCTGATGGCGTTCGGTCTGGGCCTCATCCCGTACTCGGTGCAGTACGTCGTGCTCCGCGGCTTCTACGCCTACGAGGACACCAGGACCCCGTTCTACAACACGGTCATCGTCGCCCTCGTCAATGCCGCCGCCTCCGGAATCGCCTTCGTGGTTCTCCCCGCCCGCTGGGCGGTCGTCGGCATGGCCGCCTCCTACGGCCTCGCGTACATGGTCGGTGTGGGCATCGCCTGGCGGCGGCTCAAGAAGCGGCTCGGCGGCGATCTGGACGGTACCCGCGTCATGCGTACCTATGCCCGTCTCTGCATGGCGTCCGTGCCTGCCGCGGCCGCAGCGGGCCTTACCGCCTACGGGATCATCCAGCTCCTGGGCATCAGCGCGGGAGGCTCTCTGATCGCGCTGGTGGCCGGCGGTGTGGTGCTGCTGGGCGTCTTCTTCCTGGCCGCGAAGCGCATGCGCATCGAGGAGCTCAATTCCATGGTCGGCATGGTGCGCGGACGCCTCGGCCGCTAG
- a CDS encoding protein kinase family protein has product MAERSTAAVDVADNSGDDPLSAQAGKATNDGAAETEDTAKKSAPDTGSDGQGTEPTIATPELHSGHKLARRYRLEECVTRLDGFSSWRAVDEKLRRAVGVHLLPADHPRARSVLAAARSSALLGDPRFVQVLDAVEENDLVYVVHEWIPDATELTALLAMGPMEPHDAYQLVDQLSQAMAAAHREGLAHLKLTPGAVLRSSTGQYRIRGLAVNAALRGITAERPQRTDTEAIGALLYAALTQRWPYESDAYGLSGLPKGVGLVAPDQVRAGVHRGLSELAMRALVNDGATASRQEPPCTTPDELAKAVAATPRIRPPEPSFTASPDYQQTTYQQGSYGRPGNHARSAVTQSVPVPPAPLESRTGRVLKWGVAALLIAALGLGSWQIADKLIDKDKGSGNTQTNPGEGDDDKVKAPDKPLEIKDASEFVPNGSSGIQEADAPNAVDGKPDTAWITPRYDGAANFGNLPFRRQGSGIIVDLGKVQEVAGIEVVMYRSGQKVEVLAAGEDASDPSSLEDFSERLTALEKAGKDVKATLDKPTSTRYVLVRVTELAPDSSPSSFRGGISEITLLGR; this is encoded by the coding sequence GTGGCGGAACGTAGCACGGCCGCCGTCGACGTGGCTGACAACAGCGGAGATGATCCGCTGTCCGCGCAGGCGGGGAAGGCCACGAACGACGGGGCGGCTGAAACCGAGGACACGGCGAAGAAGTCCGCGCCGGACACAGGCAGCGACGGGCAGGGCACCGAGCCCACCATCGCCACGCCTGAGCTGCACAGTGGCCACAAGCTCGCCAGACGCTACCGGCTCGAGGAGTGCGTCACCCGTCTGGACGGTTTCAGCAGCTGGCGTGCTGTCGACGAGAAGTTGCGCCGTGCAGTCGGAGTCCACCTGCTGCCCGCGGACCATCCCCGGGCCCGTTCGGTCCTTGCAGCGGCCCGTTCCTCGGCTCTGCTCGGCGATCCCCGCTTCGTGCAGGTGCTGGACGCGGTCGAGGAGAACGACCTCGTATACGTCGTCCACGAATGGATTCCGGACGCGACAGAGCTCACTGCTCTGCTCGCCATGGGGCCCATGGAACCGCACGACGCCTATCAGCTCGTCGACCAGCTCTCCCAGGCCATGGCCGCGGCGCATCGTGAGGGCCTCGCGCATCTGAAGCTCACCCCCGGCGCGGTCCTGCGGAGCTCGACCGGGCAGTACCGCATCCGTGGCCTCGCGGTGAACGCCGCCCTGCGGGGCATCACGGCGGAGCGCCCGCAACGCACCGACACCGAAGCGATCGGCGCCCTGCTCTACGCCGCCCTGACACAGCGCTGGCCGTACGAGAGCGACGCCTACGGGCTCTCCGGACTGCCCAAGGGCGTCGGCCTGGTCGCGCCCGACCAGGTGCGTGCGGGGGTGCACCGAGGACTCTCGGAGCTCGCCATGCGCGCCCTGGTCAACGACGGCGCCACGGCTTCCCGCCAAGAGCCGCCGTGCACGACGCCTGACGAGCTCGCGAAGGCCGTCGCCGCGACGCCCCGCATCCGCCCGCCCGAGCCGTCCTTCACCGCGTCCCCCGACTATCAGCAGACGACGTACCAGCAGGGCTCCTACGGCCGCCCGGGCAACCACGCCAGGTCGGCAGTCACCCAATCGGTGCCCGTCCCACCGGCACCGCTCGAAAGCCGCACGGGTCGGGTCCTCAAGTGGGGCGTGGCCGCCTTGCTGATTGCGGCACTGGGCCTCGGCAGCTGGCAGATCGCGGACAAGCTGATCGACAAGGACAAGGGCTCGGGCAACACCCAGACGAACCCCGGCGAGGGTGACGACGACAAGGTGAAGGCACCCGACAAGCCGCTGGAGATCAAGGACGCGTCGGAGTTCGTGCCCAACGGCTCCAGCGGCATACAGGAGGCGGACGCACCCAACGCCGTCGACGGCAAGCCCGACACAGCGTGGATCACGCCGCGATACGACGGCGCCGCGAACTTCGGCAATCTCCCGTTCCGCCGCCAGGGCAGCGGGATCATCGTCGACCTGGGCAAGGTGCAGGAGGTCGCCGGCATCGAGGTCGTCATGTACCGCAGTGGCCAGAAGGTCGAGGTCCTCGCCGCCGGCGAGGACGCCTCCGACCCCTCGTCGCTCGAGGACTTCTCCGAACGTCTCACCGCTCTGGAGAAGGCGGGTAAGGACGTGAAGGCCACGCTCGACAAGCCGACGAGTACTCGTTATGTGCTGGTCCGCGTCACCGAACTGGCTCCGGACAGCTCCCCGTCCTCCTTCCGGGGCGGTATCTCTGAGATCACGCTCCTCGGACGCTGA
- a CDS encoding CCA tRNA nucleotidyltransferase, with product MPNANEDNPNALSQVQRRAVTELLRVAPVADDLARRFQEAGFSLALVGGSVRDALLGRLGNDLDFTTDARPEDVLKIIRPWADSVWDVGIAFGTVGSQKDGYQIEVTTYRSEAYDRTSRKPEVSYGDSIEDDLVRRDFTVNAMAVALPEKEFIDPHHGLEDLAARVLRTPGTPQESFSDDPLRMMRAARFAAQLDFEVAPEVVTAMKGMAERIDIVSAERVREELNKLLLSAHPRKGLALLVDSGLAERVLPELPALRLESDEHHRHKDVYEHSLTVLEQAIDLEEDGPDLILRLAALLHDIGKPRTRRFEKDGGVSFHHHEVVGAKMTKKRMTALKYSNEMVRDVSRLVELHLRFHGYGAGEWTDSAVRRYVRDAGPLLSRLHKLTRSDCTTRNKRKAAALSRAYDGLEERIEQLKEQEELDAIRPDLNGNQIQEVLRVGPGPVIGKAYAFLLELRLENGPMEEDAAVAALKEWWATQD from the coding sequence GTGCCGAACGCCAATGAAGACAACCCCAACGCCCTGAGCCAGGTGCAACGCCGTGCGGTGACGGAACTACTCCGTGTAGCGCCCGTCGCCGATGACCTCGCCCGTCGCTTCCAGGAAGCCGGGTTCAGCCTCGCCCTTGTCGGCGGCTCGGTCCGGGACGCGTTGCTCGGCCGGCTCGGCAATGATCTGGACTTCACCACGGACGCCCGCCCCGAGGATGTCCTGAAGATCATTCGCCCCTGGGCCGATTCCGTATGGGACGTGGGTATCGCCTTCGGCACGGTCGGGTCCCAGAAGGACGGCTACCAGATCGAGGTCACGACCTACCGCTCCGAGGCGTACGACAGGACCTCCCGCAAGCCTGAGGTGTCCTACGGCGATTCCATCGAGGACGACCTGGTCCGTCGTGACTTCACGGTGAACGCGATGGCCGTGGCGCTGCCGGAGAAGGAGTTCATCGATCCGCACCACGGCCTGGAGGATCTGGCCGCACGCGTGCTGCGGACGCCGGGAACGCCGCAGGAGTCCTTCTCCGACGACCCGCTGCGCATGATGCGGGCCGCCCGCTTCGCCGCGCAGCTGGACTTCGAGGTGGCCCCCGAGGTCGTCACGGCGATGAAGGGCATGGCCGAGCGCATCGACATCGTCTCCGCCGAGCGGGTGAGGGAGGAGCTGAACAAGCTCCTTCTCTCCGCCCACCCCCGCAAGGGGCTGGCCCTGCTCGTCGATTCCGGCCTGGCTGAGCGGGTGCTGCCCGAGCTGCCCGCGCTGCGGCTGGAGAGCGATGAGCACCACCGGCACAAGGACGTCTACGAGCACTCCCTGACGGTTCTGGAACAGGCCATCGATCTGGAGGAGGACGGCCCGGATCTGATCCTGCGGCTGGCCGCTTTGCTGCATGACATCGGGAAGCCCCGGACGAGGCGCTTCGAGAAGGACGGCGGGGTCTCGTTCCATCACCACGAGGTGGTCGGGGCGAAGATGACCAAGAAGCGGATGACCGCGCTGAAGTACTCCAACGAGATGGTGAGGGACGTCTCGCGCCTGGTGGAGCTGCATCTGCGGTTCCATGGTTACGGAGCCGGCGAGTGGACCGACTCGGCCGTGCGTCGCTACGTCCGGGATGCGGGACCGCTGCTCAGCCGGCTCCACAAGCTGACCCGCTCCGACTGCACCACCCGCAACAAGCGCAAGGCTGCCGCGCTGTCCCGGGCCTACGACGGGCTCGAAGAGCGGATCGAGCAGCTGAAGGAGCAGGAGGAGCTGGACGCCATCAGGCCCGACCTGAACGGCAACCAGATCCAGGAGGTCCTGAGGGTCGGCCCCGGTCCGGTGATCGGCAAGGCGTACGCGTTCCTGCTGGAGCTTCGGCTGGAGAACGGCCCGATGGAGGAAGACGCCGCCGTGGCAGCCCTGAAGGAATGGTGGGCGACGCAGGACTGA
- a CDS encoding PadR family transcriptional regulator, with amino-acid sequence MSRRSGILEFAVLGLLREAPMHGYELRKRLNTSLGIFRAFSYGTLYPCLKTLVANGWLIEEPGSAPEDALAASLAGRRAKIVYRLTAEGKEHFEELLSHTGPDTWEDEHFAARFAFFGQTEREVRMRVLEGRRSRLEERLEKMRASLARTRERLDDYTLELQRHGMESVEREVRWLNELIESERAGRGRQQPSSESAAQQDRTSGATGGLPRYGSAESSGGSSPGPSTPPDPSDDTTK; translated from the coding sequence GTGAGCAGGCGCTCCGGCATCCTCGAGTTCGCCGTCCTCGGTCTGCTCCGTGAAGCCCCGATGCATGGCTATGAGCTGCGCAAACGGCTCAATACGTCGCTGGGGATCTTCCGCGCCTTCAGCTACGGAACCCTCTACCCCTGCCTCAAGACGCTGGTCGCCAACGGCTGGTTGATCGAGGAACCGGGAAGTGCTCCCGAGGATGCTCTCGCCGCGTCACTCGCAGGGCGCCGCGCCAAGATCGTCTACCGGTTGACGGCAGAAGGTAAGGAGCATTTCGAGGAGCTGCTCTCGCACACCGGCCCGGACACCTGGGAGGACGAGCACTTCGCTGCTCGCTTCGCCTTCTTCGGGCAGACGGAGCGCGAGGTGCGGATGCGGGTGCTGGAAGGCCGTCGCAGCAGGCTGGAGGAGCGCCTGGAGAAGATGCGCGCCTCCCTCGCCCGCACACGGGAGCGCCTCGACGACTACACCCTTGAGCTTCAGCGGCACGGCATGGAGTCCGTGGAGCGCGAAGTGCGCTGGCTGAACGAGCTCATCGAGAGCGAGCGAGCGGGGCGGGGCCGGCAACAGCCCTCCTCCGAGAGCGCAGCTCAGCAGGACAGAACATCTGGAGCGACGGGCGGCCTGCCCCGGTACGGGAGTGCCGAGTCGTCCGGGGGATCCTCCCCCGGGCCCTCCACCCCGCCGGATCCGTCCGACGACACCACCAAGTGA
- a CDS encoding MFS transporter, with product MPVVRDLRVLLRLTDFRRLLTVRLLSQAADGVYQVALATYVVFSPEKQTSPAAIASAMAVLLLPYSLIGPFAGVLLDRWQRRQVFLYGNLLRALLASCTALLILTSVPDWLFYASALSVTAVNRFVLAGLSAALPRVVDADRLVMANSLSPTAGTLAATAGGGLAFAVRLLSDNSDAVVVLLGAALYLCSALASLRMGRQLLGPDQELQQRRLLSAIASTARGLASGVRHLASRKPAVRVLIAMTLMRFSYGALTVMVLMLCRYAWYQDEKDGLALLGIAIAVSGAGFFAAAVVTPWAVERLGTYGWLVACAGTAAVLEPALGLPFAPVPILVAAFVLGLITQGAKITTDTVIQTSVDDAYRGRIFSLYDVLFNVAFVGAAAVAALMLPPDGRSIHLVLLVSLIYAAIAAAMVRWSRADATPQGSDPLRP from the coding sequence ATGCCCGTCGTACGTGATCTGCGCGTACTCCTGCGCCTGACCGACTTTCGCCGACTGCTCACGGTCCGGCTGCTATCCCAGGCAGCCGATGGCGTCTACCAGGTCGCGCTTGCCACGTACGTCGTCTTCTCCCCCGAGAAGCAGACCTCCCCGGCCGCCATCGCTTCCGCCATGGCTGTCCTGCTGCTCCCGTACTCCCTGATCGGCCCGTTCGCCGGAGTCCTGCTGGACCGCTGGCAGCGTCGGCAGGTCTTCCTCTACGGAAATCTGCTGCGGGCGCTGCTCGCCTCCTGCACCGCGCTGCTGATCCTCACCTCCGTGCCCGACTGGCTGTTCTACGCCTCTGCCCTGTCGGTCACCGCGGTCAACCGCTTCGTCCTGGCCGGCCTCTCCGCCGCCCTGCCCCGGGTCGTCGATGCGGACCGGCTCGTCATGGCCAACTCCCTCTCACCCACCGCCGGTACGCTCGCGGCGACAGCCGGCGGAGGCCTGGCCTTCGCCGTACGGCTGCTGTCCGACAACTCCGACGCCGTGGTGGTCCTGCTCGGCGCCGCGCTCTATCTGTGCTCTGCTCTCGCCTCACTCCGCATGGGCCGCCAACTGCTCGGTCCGGACCAGGAGTTGCAGCAGCGTCGACTGCTCTCCGCGATCGCCTCCACGGCACGCGGCCTGGCGAGCGGCGTACGGCACCTGGCGAGCCGCAAGCCCGCGGTGCGGGTACTGATCGCCATGACCTTGATGCGGTTCAGCTACGGGGCGCTGACCGTCATGGTTCTGATGCTGTGCCGGTACGCCTGGTACCAGGACGAGAAGGACGGTCTCGCTCTGCTCGGCATCGCCATCGCCGTCTCGGGTGCCGGCTTCTTCGCGGCGGCCGTGGTGACTCCATGGGCCGTCGAAAGACTCGGAACCTACGGCTGGCTCGTGGCCTGCGCCGGGACCGCCGCCGTCCTGGAGCCCGCCCTGGGGCTGCCATTCGCCCCCGTGCCGATACTGGTCGCGGCGTTCGTCCTGGGACTCATCACTCAAGGCGCAAAGATCACGACGGATACCGTGATCCAGACATCGGTGGACGATGCCTATCGCGGCCGTATCTTCTCGCTCTACGACGTTCTGTTCAATGTGGCGTTCGTGGGCGCTGCCGCCGTCGCGGCGCTGATGTTGCCGCCCGACGGTCGATCGATCCATCTGGTGCTTCTCGTGTCCCTCATCTACGCAGCCATCGCCGCGGCGATGGTCCGGTGGAGCCGGGCGGATGCGACACCGCAGGGATCCGATCCCCTGCGGCCATAA
- a CDS encoding inositol-3-phosphate synthase produces the protein MGSVRVAIVGVGNCAASLVQGVEYYKDADPAGKVPGLMHVQFGDYHVGDVEFVAAFDVDAKKVGLDLADAIGASENNTIKICDVPNTGVTVQRGHTLDGLGLYYRQTIEESSEAPVDIVQTLKDKQVDVLICYLPVGSEDAAKFYAQCAIDAKVAFVNALPVFIAGTKEWADKFTEAGVPIVGDDIKSQVGATITHRVMAKLFEDRGVRLERTMQLNVGGNMDFKNMLERDRLESKKISKTQAVTSQIPDRELGEKNVHIGPSDYVAWLDDRKWAYVRLEGRAFGDVPLNLEYKLEVWDSPNSAGVIIDALRAAKIAKDRGIGGPILSASSYFMKSPPVQYFDDEAYANVEKFIKGEVER, from the coding sequence ATGGGTTCGGTTCGCGTAGCCATCGTCGGCGTGGGCAACTGCGCCGCCTCGCTGGTGCAGGGCGTCGAGTACTACAAGGACGCCGACCCGGCCGGCAAGGTGCCGGGTCTGATGCACGTGCAGTTCGGCGATTACCACGTCGGTGACGTGGAGTTCGTGGCCGCCTTCGACGTGGACGCCAAGAAGGTCGGCCTCGACCTGGCGGACGCCATCGGCGCCAGCGAGAACAACACCATCAAGATCTGCGACGTGCCGAACACCGGCGTCACCGTGCAGCGCGGCCACACCCTCGACGGCCTGGGCCTGTACTACCGCCAGACCATTGAGGAGTCGTCCGAGGCGCCGGTCGACATCGTCCAGACCCTCAAGGACAAGCAGGTCGACGTCCTGATCTGCTACCTGCCCGTCGGTTCCGAGGACGCTGCGAAGTTCTACGCGCAGTGCGCCATCGACGCCAAGGTCGCCTTCGTCAACGCTCTCCCGGTCTTCATCGCCGGCACCAAGGAGTGGGCGGACAAGTTCACCGAGGCGGGCGTCCCGATCGTCGGTGATGACATCAAGTCCCAGGTGGGTGCCACCATCACGCACCGCGTGATGGCGAAGCTGTTCGAGGACCGCGGTGTCCGTCTTGAGCGCACCATGCAGCTCAACGTCGGCGGCAACATGGACTTCAAGAACATGCTGGAGCGCGACCGCCTCGAGTCCAAGAAGATCTCGAAGACGCAGGCCGTCACCTCGCAGATCCCCGACCGCGAGCTGGGCGAGAAGAACGTCCACATCGGTCCGTCGGACTACGTGGCCTGGCTGGACGACCGCAAGTGGGCGTACGTCCGCCTCGAGGGCCGTGCCTTCGGTGACGTCCCGCTGAACCTGGAGTACAAGCTCGAGGTCTGGGACTCCCCGAACTCCGCGGGTGTCATCATCGACGCCCTGCGCGCCGCGAAGATCGCCAAGGACCGGGGTATCGGTGGCCCGATCCTCTCCGCGTCCTCGTACTTCATGAAGTCCCCGCCGGTGCAGTACTTCGACGACGAGGCCTACGCCAACGTCGAGAAGTTCATCAAGGGCGAGGTCGAGCGCTAA
- a CDS encoding DUF6049 family protein: MTEAADFQGMTSPARRWLRRTASMIAGVPLVAGLLIGPAAPSAHADEDATGSNMVDVSIDTMTPTAPGPNDKITISGTVTNEGKQTVTDAEIGVRIGPQLEGRNAIDRASERTGFIDGADGSRVDAKFAAKLPKLVSGISREFSLTVPVSELNLDEDGVYQLGVALEGRTPDEPFDQVRGIERTFLPWQPEATEKKTQFTYLWPLISSTHLTSETGSDEQQTPVFEDEDLAKELAPDGRLGQLVSLGSELPVTWVIDPDLLATVDAMTRNYRVKSGTTTVAGKNQAVAKQWLNAVEAAVQGRKVIALPFADPDLASLAHRGKNVSGSLSHLQPATVVAEKTVETIVHVKPSVDFAWPVDGAIDSSIVDVATSAGAHKVIARSDSLRDDLAYTPTAARPIGGGTTAVVADARLSKAFEGNMLDSGSSTLAVQKFLAQTLAVTRQDPDNQRSIVVAPQRRPSASQAQSMARAIAALDGQRWTQPLDLVAAAGVKPDADATTKVPATSRYPGRLREQELPVRAFEDIRTTQSGLDNFTVILTLEDRVAAPFGRSIDREMSTSWRGLPEDAQLYRDSVRSNLQVLTEQVKLIEKSQVTLSGRSATIPVTVQNRLVQGIDGLVLRLSSDNATRLSLDDDNAIAERPIKVEGGHSQSVKFDAAANANGPVKMTAQLYTEDGKPYGEKMQFTVKVSEITPTVMLVIAGGVLLLVLAGVRMYSQRKRSASREPIAADGEGSDGKDGGDDGSASAEPTPDGGDAPDEPTGPEGDIADPDPGQASDPTPDTGRESDNPSSTGEKVDR; the protein is encoded by the coding sequence GTGACGGAGGCGGCAGACTTCCAGGGGATGACTTCTCCTGCCCGCCGGTGGTTGCGGCGCACAGCCTCCATGATCGCCGGCGTTCCGCTCGTGGCCGGGCTCCTCATCGGGCCGGCCGCACCTTCGGCGCACGCCGACGAGGACGCGACAGGCTCGAACATGGTGGATGTGTCCATCGACACGATGACACCGACCGCCCCAGGACCGAACGACAAGATCACCATCTCCGGCACGGTCACCAATGAGGGCAAGCAGACCGTCACGGACGCCGAGATCGGCGTGCGGATCGGGCCGCAGCTCGAAGGCAGGAATGCCATCGACCGTGCCTCCGAGCGGACCGGCTTCATCGACGGCGCCGACGGCTCCCGAGTCGATGCCAAGTTCGCGGCAAAGCTTCCCAAGCTCGTCTCCGGCATCAGCCGGGAGTTCTCGCTCACAGTCCCCGTCAGTGAACTGAACCTCGACGAGGACGGCGTCTATCAGCTCGGCGTGGCACTCGAGGGCCGGACACCCGACGAGCCCTTCGATCAGGTGCGGGGTATCGAGCGGACCTTCCTGCCCTGGCAGCCGGAGGCCACCGAGAAGAAGACGCAGTTCACCTATCTCTGGCCGCTGATCTCGTCGACCCACCTCACGTCGGAGACGGGCTCGGACGAGCAGCAGACGCCGGTCTTCGAGGACGAGGATCTGGCCAAGGAGCTGGCACCTGATGGACGGCTCGGACAGCTCGTCAGCCTCGGCAGTGAACTGCCCGTCACCTGGGTCATCGACCCGGATCTTCTGGCCACCGTCGATGCGATGACCAGGAACTACCGGGTCAAGAGCGGTACGACCACGGTCGCCGGCAAGAACCAGGCCGTCGCCAAGCAGTGGCTGAACGCGGTGGAGGCGGCCGTCCAGGGGCGCAAGGTCATCGCGCTGCCGTTCGCGGATCCCGACCTCGCTTCGCTGGCCCACCGCGGCAAGAACGTCTCGGGCTCCCTCAGTCACCTGCAGCCGGCCACCGTGGTCGCGGAGAAGACCGTCGAGACGATCGTCCATGTGAAGCCGTCCGTCGACTTCGCCTGGCCCGTCGACGGAGCAATCGATTCGTCGATCGTGGATGTCGCCACCTCGGCCGGCGCCCACAAGGTCATCGCCCGCAGCGACAGCCTGCGCGACGATCTGGCGTACACGCCCACGGCGGCACGGCCCATCGGTGGCGGTACGACGGCCGTGGTGGCCGACGCACGGCTCTCCAAGGCCTTCGAAGGCAACATGCTGGACTCCGGCAGTTCCACGCTCGCGGTCCAGAAGTTCCTCGCTCAGACGCTGGCCGTGACCCGCCAGGACCCGGACAACCAACGAAGCATTGTCGTCGCCCCGCAGCGCAGGCCCAGCGCCTCCCAGGCGCAGTCCATGGCGCGCGCGATCGCGGCACTCGACGGTCAGCGCTGGACCCAGCCGCTGGACCTGGTCGCTGCGGCGGGCGTCAAGCCGGATGCCGACGCCACGACGAAGGTGCCCGCCACGTCGCGGTACCCCGGACGGCTCCGGGAGCAGGAGTTGCCGGTCCGGGCGTTCGAGGACATCCGCACCACTCAGAGCGGGCTCGACAACTTCACGGTCATCCTGACGCTGGAAGACCGCGTGGCGGCGCCGTTCGGCAGGTCCATCGACCGGGAGATGTCCACCTCCTGGAGAGGGCTCCCTGAGGACGCGCAGCTCTATCGCGACAGCGTGCGGAGCAACCTCCAGGTGCTCACCGAGCAGGTGAAGCTGATCGAGAAGTCGCAGGTCACGCTGTCGGGGCGGAGTGCGACCATTCCCGTCACCGTGCAGAACAGGCTGGTCCAGGGCATCGACGGCCTGGTCCTGCGGCTCAGCTCGGACAACGCCACCCGCCTGAGCCTCGACGACGACAACGCCATCGCGGAGCGGCCGATCAAGGTCGAGGGCGGGCACAGCCAGTCGGTGAAGTTCGACGCCGCGGCCAATGCGAACGGCCCGGTGAAGATGACGGCACAGCTCTACACCGAGGACGGCAAGCCGTACGGCGAGAAGATGCAGTTCACGGTGAAGGTCTCCGAGATCACCCCCACCGTGATGCTCGTCATCGCCGGCGGTGTTCTGCTGCTGGTCCTCGCCGGGGTCCGCATGTACAGCCAGCGCAAGCGGTCGGCCTCCCGGGAGCCGATCGCTGCGGACGGCGAAGGCTCCGACGGCAAGGACGGCGGCGACGACGGTTCCGCGAGCGCGGAGCCCACGCCGGACGGGGGTGACGCACCGGATGAGCCCACGGGGCCCGAGGGTGACATCGCCGACCCGGATCCCGGGCAGGCGAGTGACCCGACGCCGGACACCGGACGGGAAAGCGACAACCCGTCGAGTACGGGTGAGAAAGTGGACCGTTGA